DNA from Triticum aestivum cultivar Chinese Spring chromosome 7D, IWGSC CS RefSeq v2.1, whole genome shotgun sequence:
CGGAGCTGCCGTAACTTGGGCTCATCATGCTATACTCGCGGGGAAGGAAAAACGAGCAGTTTACGCTTTAGTAGCAACCGTTTCACTGGCTCTAGTATCCACTGGCTTTCAAGGAATGGAATATTACCAAGCACCCTCCACTATTTCGGATAGTATTTATGGTTCTACCTTTTTCTTAGCAACTGGCTTTCATGGTTTTCATGTGATTATAGGTACTCTTTTCTTGATCGTATGTGGTATTCGCCAATATCTTGGTCATCTGACCAAGAAGCATCACGTTGGCTTTGAAGCAGCTGCATGGTACTGGCATTTTGTAGACGTGGTTCGGTTATTCCCATTTGTCTCTATCTATTGGTGGGGAGGTATATGAAAGAAGGGAACGAATAAGTGGATTGAGGAATAAAAGCTCGAAGACAAAGAGAACTTCTCCGGGTAATTGGATCGCCCCGGCACTGTGGTTTAATGAGCGGAAAACCACTAAAAGCACAGGCCATGTGCAGGAAATAGCGGTCCTAAAATGAGTCTCCCCCATGAGCATTTTTCATCACGATATCTTTTTCTTCCTCATTCTTATTTTGGTTTTCTTTCAGCTGAAACTCTACCTAATGGTTCAGATTCCCCGGGTCCATGGGTCCATGGCCGCTTAGCTTAGACAGCCTTGTTAGAGACATGAATGCGGGGTTCGGTTTCCAATTGATTTGTATTCACCGGGACCTCCCCTTATTGGATTTTCTCCACTTTTCTAGTTGCTGTGGAAAGAATGTTGAGCAAATGAGTTTAAGGGGTGGTTTTCTGTTTACTTTTTTTCAGCCTACGTCGTCTCTCTTCCAGAACCTCACAATCATCAGtgtctgaagtttcatgatgaaTATTGGTTTCACATTTTATTGCTTACGTGAGGAAATATCAATTTGGAACTCGAATTTGTATTTGAGTTATGATGAGGAGTGAGGTAGATTCGCATTGTTGAAGAAAGCGAAGAAAAAGGATGCTGCTATGGCTTGCTTGTGGCTCTTTCTTCTATTGGCTAGTCTCAGGCATGATAGTTTCCATTTCTTTTGGAAAGCAAGTGCGGCTCAGTCATAAGTGTTAGTAATAGCATGAAGTAAGTTGTCGGTAGCCGGCATTAGGTAAAAGGAAAAGCTTCTCAAAAGCATCCAGAAATATCATAGAATGGTGATCGAGATCACCTTCACGGGAATCATCCTTTGCAAATTGGGGGAAGGGAACCAATCAAGTCACCAAGAAGTTCCCGAAACTTGGTTTAGTATTAAGGTTCTTCTCTTCCAGCGTTTAGTATTAAAGTTCTTCTCTTCCAGCCCCCTGGCCCCTCTCTGATAAGTCAAGTTTTCAAAACGAAAAGCAAATGACAAATCTGGTTCGATGGCTCTTCTCCACTACCCGCTTTACTACTTTCTATTTTTTCTTATGTATTAAGTTTCCCTTAATATATAATTTTATATTACTTTCGATTTGTATATTTTTATTCCTTTGTCGTTTTATATTATGCCTAATACCAATTTGCAATCTTTTTAGTTCGTGCTTCGTCGGCTCCTCCTTTCTGATCACTCTCCCGCCGGAGATTCAAGACCCCCAGGCTCTAGCTCATTTAGCAGGGCTAAACTTCTATCTGAGTCTTTACGAGCAGGATCCGGGATGGGTTACGTTCATTCAGAACGAGCTTAATCACAATACCCCCCTGGAAGACATACCTGGGCGGCTTAAGCTCTTCCTAATGGAAGAAAAGCTCTCTTCTATGCGACAAGATGTCATTCAGGAATTTGTGGCGCTTTATCAAAGAGTAGGGCCTTATCTACCGATCGAGCCCTACTTGGTCGATGAAGCGCTTCGTTCCTATCTGGACCATATTCACGCAACTGATTCTTTCACTGTTCTCCAAGCGTCTTATCAAGATCTGCGGGAGAATGAGGGAGGATCCGTTTTCTTTCGAAATGCTGTTTCCCACAACCGGGATCTCCTTGAGGCGGAAAGCTCCGCAAGGAGGTGCCTGGAAGTGGAACAGAGGATCCGGTGGGAAGAAATCCCCAAGAGCAAGGCAAGTCTCGAAAGAGCTGAGCACGAGCATGCTCTCGACTTGTTTAAGTCGGAGGATCTTAGAAGGGAATTAGAAAAAAAAAGAGCGGGGTAGCTCagtaattctgattcttttctcttCCAGCCCCCGGGCCCCTCTTTCTTTTCTCTTCCAGCCCCCCGGCCCCTCTTTGATAAGGAAAGTTTTCATTTCTCAaataaaaaatgacaaatatggTTCGATGGCTCTTCTCTACTAACCACAAGGATATTGGGACTCTCTATTTCATCTTCGGTGCCATTGCAGGAGTGATGGGCACATGCTTCTCCGTACTGATTCGTATGGAATTAGCCCGACCCGGCGATCAAATTCTTGGTGGGAATCATCAACTTTATAATGTTTTAATAACGGCTCATGCTTTTTTAATGATCTTTTTTATGGTTATGCCGGCGATGATAGGTGGATTTGGTAATTGGTTTGTTCCGATTCTGATAGGTGCACCTGACATGGCATTTCCACGATTAAATAATATATCATTCTGGTTGTTGCCACCAAGTCTCTTGCTCCTATTAAGCTCAGCCTTAGTAGAAGTGGGCAGCGGCACTGGGTGGACAGTCTATCCGCCCTTAAGTGGTATTACCAGCCATTCTGGAGGAGCAGTTGATTTAGCAATTTTTAGTCTTCATCTATCAGGTATTTCATCAATTTTAGGTTCTATCAATTTTATAACAACTATCTTCAACATGCGTGGACCTGGAATGACTATGCATAGATTACCACTTTTTGTGTGGTCCGTTCTAGTGACAGCATTCCTACTTTTATTATCACTTCCGGTACTGGCGGGGGCAATTACAATGTTATTAACCGATCGAAACTTTAATACAACCTTTTTTGATCCTGCAGGAGGGGGAGACCCAATATTATACCAGCATCTCTTTTGGTTCTTCGGTCATCCAGAGGTGTATATTCTCATTCTGCCTGGATTTGGTATTATTAGTCATATCGTATCGACCTTTTCAAGAAAACCGGTCTTCGGGTATCTAGGCATGGTTTATGCCATGATAAGTATAGGTGTTCTTGGATTTCTAGTTTGGGCTCATCATATGTTTACTGTGGGCTTAGACGTTGATACGCGTGCCTACTTCACCGCAGCTACCATGATCATAGCTGTGCCCACAGGAATCAAAATCTTTAGTTGGATCGCTACCATGTGGGGAGGTTCGATACAATACAAAACACCCATGTTATTTGCTGTAGGGTTCATCTTTTTGTTCACCATAGGAGGGCTCACTGGAATAGTTCTAGCAAACTCTGGGCTAGACATTGCTCTACATGATACTTATTATGTGGTTGCACATTTCCATTATGTACTTTCTATGGGAGCCGTTTTTGCTTTATTTGCTGGATTTTACTATTGGGTGGGTAAAATCTTTGGTCGGACATATCCTGAAACTTTAGGCCAAATCCATTTTTGGATCACTTTTTTCGGGGTTAATCTGACCTTCTTTCCCATGCATTTCTTAGGGCTTTCGGGTATGCCACGTCGCATTCCAGATTATCCAGATGCTTACGCCGGATGGAATGCTCTGAGCAGTTTCGGTTCTTATATATCCGTAGTTGGGATTCGTCGTTTCTTCGTAGTTGTCGCAATCACTTCAAGCAGTGGAAAGAACCAAAAATGTGCGGAAAGTCCTTGGGCTGTTGAACAGAATCCAACCACACTAGAATGGTTGGTACAAAGCCCTCCGGCCTTTCATACTTTTGGAGAACTTCCTGCGGTAAAAGAGACAAAAAGCTAAAAAAAACCTCTCCTAACTATGAAGGAAGTTTCATAGAGATAGGTGTGGGGAAATAAGTTCTTCATTTGAAGAGTTAGTTGGCTGGCCTACCGGCCCGCAGATTAGGTTGGCTTTTATCGCCAACTGAACTGCGTAACCAAAGCGATTCCTTCTTGGTGGAGATAGGTGGGTCCTGGTCCAACCTAAGTCAGTTCGAACCTGACGGGTCGTTCGTTCGTGTGGAGAATCTCTCTCCTTACTCAGGATTTCTTTATCTTCGAGGCGAGGCATATTCATATGTCGAAGAAGGGGGAAGTGTCTCCATTTACGCTCATAGAACCCGGAAAAAAGAATATACCGTCGTTTAAGGACCAAGGATGCGATGTGAGAAGCGTAGGTCGGAGTAGCAGGAGTATGCGACAAGCAGTTGCATGTTTGATGTGGGTCTGTAACGAGATGAATTAGAACACTTGGAATCCTCGCGGATATAGCTGCCACGAGGGCTCTTTCCCACTTAATAGATTCATTCCTTCGTTACGGCGGTTGAGGGTACCTGCCGTTCAGAGATGCTATCAGAGTAGGAAAGTTAGCCAAGTTATCCTGCCTAGTTTAGATAAAGCACCCCGATCATACCAGACGCAACCCGATCATTGTATACATAACATAGTGGAATTTGAGTAAATTCTCTCTGCCTTTCCCATTTCCAATTCAAAAACCACTAGGCATAGAAGGAAATCTTTCCCGGTAGAAGGTTCTCAGTAATCAGCAGTGGGAATAAGCCCTTCCAGTCTTTTTCGCCTAAGAAGGTTTTGGAGGAGGAACCTATGGGAACGGCAGTCCTGCATCGAGATTATTAGTTGCTTACCGCTGCACATTTTATCAAGATCAACCTGTGGGAATAGCCGTCCCTTCCTtaccaaagaaagaaaaaaggaatgaCGCGGTCTGGTTTACAAGTAAGAAAGAAATAGGATAAGGGTAAAGGTGACGTTTTAGCTCTTCGTTCCGCTCTTGGTTTACAGGCTTTGTTAACCGGACCGGAAAAGGGGGCATTTTCTGGGTAGGTTTCCCTATTAAGTCAGCACCGGATCAAGATTGGAGACCCACCACAAGCAGAGAACAAAAAGCCTAAGAGTGGTGACCAACCATCTGCAAAAGGAGTAACAGAGCAAAGCG
Protein-coding regions in this window:
- the LOC123164667 gene encoding uncharacterized protein, coding for MTNLVRWLFSTTRFTTFYFFLCIKFPLIYNFILLSICIFLFLCRFILCLIPICNLFSSCFVGSSFLITLPPEIQDPQALAHLAGLNFYLSLYEQDPGWVTFIQNELNHNTPLEDIPGRLKLFLMEEKLSSMRQDVIQEFVALYQRVGPYLPIEPYLVDEALRSYLDHIHATDSFTVLQASYQDLRENEGGSVFFRNAVSHNRDLLEAESSARRCLEVEQRIRWEEIPKSKASLERAEHEHALDLFKSEDLRRELEKKRAG